Genomic window (Ranitomeya variabilis isolate aRanVar5 chromosome 8, aRanVar5.hap1, whole genome shotgun sequence):
TGCAGTGGATGCCTATAGGTGTGGTCATTTTTTTTTGCAGTAGATGCCTATAGGTGTAGTCATTTTTTTGCAGTGGATGCCTATAGGTGAGGTCATTTTTTTGCAGTTGGAGCCTTTAGGTGTAGTCATTTTTTCCCAATAAGAGCCTATAGAtatagcctcttttttttttttgctgtgggaGCCTATAGATGTTGTCATCTTTTGTTATACTGGGAGCATATAGATGTAACCAATTTATACAATAGATGTCTAAAAGTGTAGTAATTTTTTGCAGTGTCATCCTAGAGGTATAGTCAATTTTTTTACAGTGGGATCCTATAGATGTAGTCATTTCTTTGCAGTGGATGCCTATAATAGGTGtagtcatttttttctcattggaTCCTATAGGTATAGTAATTTTTTTGCAGTGGAAGCCTAAACAcgtattaccatatatactcgagtataagctgagattttcagcccaaaaaatgggctgaaagtgcccctctcatctTATacccgagtcatggaaggcgggggggtcggcgggagAGGGGGAGCGatgacggtcacatactcacctgctcctggcgttcctgatgcggtccctgcatgtcccatcgtCTCTGGCGccggcaccttcttcctctgttcaacggtcacgtggtaacgctcattaaagtaatgaatatggactccactcctataggggaggagccacatattcattcctgtaatgagtggtaccagtgactgCTGACAGAGGAAGAAGGTGCGGGTGCCAGAGactatctgtccgggagaagcagggaccgcgccaggagcaggtgagtacttcatattcacctgtccctcgtttAAGTGtcggcgctgctccgtcttccacgtcctctgcagtgactgttcaggtcagagggcacgatgacgtattagtATGCACGCCACCCTCTGCCTTGAGGAGcaccgacgagaggtgagtatgtaatttttttttttattgcagcaacagcagaattatatgtggcacattgttatatggagcatctatggggccataatgaactgtatgtcgcattatatggggcatctatggggcaataattaactgtttggagcattatatgtggcacatttgtatatggagcgtctatggggccataatgaactgtatggagctttataaggggcatatttgtatatggagtgtctatggggccataatgaactgcatggagcattatatgtggcacatttgtatatggagcattatacggggtgtattttaatatggagcatcttatggggccatcatgaactgaatggagcattatatggggctcctgattcaatatggatattcaaaaacacgtaacctaccgatgtctcaattaattttactttcattggtatctatttttatttttgaaatttaccagtagctgctgcatttcccaccctaggcttatacttgagtcattaagttttcccagtttttttggtcggcttatactcgagtatatccgGTAATTATTTTGCAATCGGAGCCTATCTGAGTCATTTTTCTGCAGTGGGGGCCTATAGGTGTAGGGTTTTTTCCAGTGAGAACTTATAGGTATAGtcatttttttacaaggagaacctATAGACAGCATATCCCAGCCGTAGGCTCAAGCCAACTTATGAATGCCACTTTATATAGATAAGAGGGCGCTCTATCCACGGTACTTAGTATGGACatagtgcagcctcaggctttggGCCTTTTAGATACACTGAACAGTCTTTTTTTCAACTGTTCTCTTACACAGACCTCCAATGTATGGCACTGTATGGGCGCACAGTAATCTATGGTATAAACAAAGTACACAGCAGTATATAACTCTTATTTTGCAGGATCCTGCTACATAGAAAACCAGAGGGTACCAGGGTCTGCCTGAGTCCCCAGGTGGGCACCGTTTTCAATGGTATCTGTATCCTCTAGGTGGTAATATTATTGTGGGTAGAGGAACAAAGAGGGCACCATTATTGTGAGGAGGCACAGAGGGGGGATATAACTAATATATAGAGTCACAAATGGTGAGGGGAATAGCTATTATACACAGGAATAAAGGAGAAGACATTACTAGTAAATGGGGGTATTATTATTGCGTAAAGGCACATAGAGGGAATTATTACATGTGGATGTAGAAAGGGGGCATAACTATATTATAGACAGCGTTCATGTGTTTTCAATAGGGACAGGGAAGACCCTTCTGTTAGTGGATTTTCTTCCATGAAAACAAAAAGATATAGAGAAATAGAAATTTCTactgcctgattttttttttatctgcgttTTCATCCTTACGATATGAATGACCACCATGTTTTATTTTATGCTCACCTCTCTTTATGTATgcccttttttacattttttaaatcggccatatggttccagagagatCGATGCTTTTACTTTATGCTACTTTTTATGGATTTTAGTAGGGGCCGTGGCTCATGGGATATTTATGCAgatcagcctaaagacacgccccagaggatcatgTGAGCCACGCCTCCTTGCTAAAAACGTAAAAATTAgttctaaataaaaaggcccatgtcTCTGGAAccttatggcggatttaaaaataaaaaagtgttatAATTAGGGGAGCAGTAAGAATAAAATAGGCGATAACACTGGCCACTTTTGATCTAGTGACAGTTCCTCTTTAAAGTTCAAATTTTGACTTGAAGATGATTAATACTGTACTTACAATGTGCTCCAATGGACGAGCATACATAGCCACCACTTCTACAGGGGCAGTCCACTCATGGTGCTGGTTGTGAACACGTTTGTAAATGTTTGGGTGATGGAACAATCTGTAGAAGAGCAACAAAAAAAGTAGCTCCATAAAATATATTTTTGCCTTCCAGAAAACCCCATCGAACATACGTACAGTATGCCCAGATAGCAGAACATTTTCCACCCCCAAAAAAGACTACAGATCCATAATAAGACCATATGCATAaggccttaaagggattgtccatccaCACTTCTAAGCACATAAGCTTCCACTAGCAGTGCCCCAATGTTACCTTCTAAATCTAAGTCTATCCAGGACTATTAAGAAAATAATCAGTACATTCCTAAAAACTTAGTGGCGTACAAAATTGGATATTCAAGGACACTGCGCTATTGTGAAACCATTATTGTATAAAACCATAACCAAATTCACCCGATTGTTCTCACTGTCGTACCTGTGTGAGTAATAGAAAAGGATTTCTTCAACTAGCACAAAAATGGAGAGCTCCACTAAAACCCAATGAAATGTGGGCAACTCTGTACCACAAGGGTTGCCCCGCCACTTCATAAATGGATACATGAGGAGGACCATGGATAAGGAGAGTAACATCTGGTTAATGAAGACAACCTTGACTGCATGCTTGAGCTTTGCTGGGTCCACCTGGAAGCATCAAACAGAAAATAGTCATATCAGAGGAATTAGATCTCAGACTttatacatttaaagggaatctgtcagcagaatttttttgctatgtaatctgagagcaacatttgGTTGGGACTGAGAGcctgattcctgtgatgtgtcacttactaggctgtgggtTGCTGTTccaataaaattagtgttttatcagcaggagattatcacaagaggactaggtgtctcatgccccCTAGTCCAAttacgccctcaccactgattggcagctttctgtcaatattatacagtgtacaaagaaagcagccaatcaggggtgtgggcggggttattcacAGCTCAACATTCCGAGTTCTGCAGGGATTGTataaaaatgacagcatgcagaccaacaagtgacatatcgctggaatcaggatctcagcccCCACATCATTCTGCCCTTAGACGACATATCCAAAAGCCTGTTGACAGATTCCGGTAAAGAGAATGTGTCCCCGGAAacttacctattgtttaaatcaagtttcttgtgttaaaagtatttttttttccaaaatttttgacagtgtttttttccccccaattcttgatttgtattaaaaataaacattagaaagtttgcaattttcacacatgTCACTGGGGTTGTTTAAGATACTAACTTCCCGTTATTTCAGGAAATGCACACGTACATTTGCCACAAAGAACAGACCCTGACCTCATCTTTTGTATTGAAATGAGTGTAGGGGGTATGATATATTATGGTTATACCTTTGCCCTTCTCTCTCGTCCCGGTGCCTTATATTATCAGTGTTGGTCTATTTGTTAACGTATGTTGGTACTGCTACACGATTTAGTGTATTACCACTCTtatacaggggtggattaagggtagccagggccccgggctgttcagacactgtgggccccccggtcatgtgacggggtcatgcagcggggtcatcatatacctgaaccagattattccagaaaaatagttgctgtgtgaaactataacctgtcaaacatccattgatctagtctatttacccttcagttcagtatatagtatacagtgtatagtgtcagtgtatcggtaacactgactcaccagtgatgtctctaggtgaagtccttcatctttcatccagcacagaccgccatcacttcattcagccagggctcgtctctgcaggaaataacacagttatctcgaactcagcttgtagaacacattgcttaatttttcccaaacttctacattacaccacatgaagaaaaagaggcgacagtgtcactctacacagtaacaggacctccccccATTTAaaccagtgtcctcaaaaaataaaataaatacatcactgcagtaataatatcccttaattagctcatatggtaataataatatcccccatcctggccccgtgtatctcattcctggctccagccatatgttctcccatcctgccctcatgagtatccatcttgccccatatgatctccccatcctgccccatcagtctccatcgtatccatcctgccccattatcctgcatgatctgtctcctatcctgccccatgtctttcattctgcccatgtctccaatcatgccccatat
Coding sequences:
- the LOC143788926 gene encoding fatty acid hydroxylase domain-containing protein 2-like, with the translated sequence MLLSLSMVLLMYPFMKWRGNPCGTELPTFHWVLVELSIFVLVEEILFYYSHRLFHHPNIYKRVHNQHHEWTAPVEVVAMYARPLEHIFSNMSPSMAKPMMMGSHVATIMLWFCLALISTKISHCGYHVPFLLSPEFHDFHHLRSPFHM